The Diospyros lotus cultivar Yz01 chromosome 15, ASM1463336v1, whole genome shotgun sequence genome has a window encoding:
- the LOC127791811 gene encoding probable leucine-rich repeat receptor-like serine/threonine-protein kinase At3g14840: MMNNTILPRVLALLICAMSICFPAFASQANLNASEVAVSLLVNLSLIVGFTVDVLNQIGKTLGKKDWDFSVDPCSGQKGWVTQNPGQGLENAVSCDCSFKDSTVCHVTSVVLKSQNLNGTLPKEFVNLPYLQEIDLSHNYLNGTIPLEWGTTQLINISLIVNRLTGPIPKELGNISTLAKLTVEFNQLSGLIPPEIGNLSLLNTLHLSSNNFTGELPETLSKLTNLKEIRLSDNYFTGKIPDFIQSWTNLDQLVMHASGLEGPIPSGIRLLIKITDLRISDLNGTQAHFPPLNNMTSLKYLILRNCNLNESLPEYLEAMTSLKTLDLSFNKLSGKIPDSFSNLAKTDNMYGLQYWCYHTVSN; the protein is encoded by the exons ATGATGAACAATACGATCTTGCCTAGAGTTCTTGCTTTACTCATTTGTGCAATGTCCATTTGCTTCCCAGCTTTCGCATCTCAAGCCAACCTCAATGCCAGTGAAg TTGCAGTGAGTTTACTTGTTAATTTGAGTTTGATTGTGGGGTTTACAGTGGACGTTCTGAATCAAATTGGCAAGACTTTGGGGAAGAAGGATTGGGATTTCAGTGTGGATCCGTGCAGTGGACAGAAGGGCTGGGTCACCCAAAATCCAGGTCAAGGGCTTGAGAATGCAGTCTCCTGTGATTGCTCCTTCAAGGACAGCACCGTTTGCCATGTCACTAGCGT AGTTCTCAAATCCCAGAATCTTAACGGGACTCTCCCAAAAGAATTTGTCAATCTCCCTTACCTCCAAGAAAT TGATCTTAGCCACAACTACCTTAACGGTACTATCCCTCTAGAATGGGGCACCACGCAACTAATAAACAT CTCTCTCATTGTAAACCGGCTAACCGGTCCAATCCCAAAGGAACTTGGAAACATTAGCACGCTTGCCAAGCT AACTGTGGAATTCAATCAGTTGTCAGGACTTATTCCTCCGGAGATTGGGAATCTTTCTCTTTTAAACACACT ACATTTGAGTTCAAACAATTTTACGGGGGAGCTGCCCGAAACACTCTCAAAGCTGACCAACTTGAAGGAGAT TCGGCTTAGCGACAACTACTTCACTGGAAAGATACCCGATTTCATCCAGAGCTGGACAAATCTTGACCAATT AGTGATGCATGCTAGTGGTTTGGAAGGTCCAATTCCTTCTGGCATTCGTCTTTTGATCAAAATCACTGATTT GAGAATCAGTGACTTAAATGGAACCCAAGCACATTTTCCTCCCCTTAATAATATGACAAGCCTAAAGTATCT TATATTGCGGAATTGCAATCTTAATGAATCTTTACCTGAATATCTTGAGGCAATGACAAGTTTGAAGACTTT AGACCTGAGCTTCAACAAGTTGAGTGGAAAAATTCCAGACAGCTTTAGTAATCTGGCAAAAACAGATAACATGTATGGACTCCAATATTGGTGCTACCATACTGTGAGCAACTGA